From one Bos indicus x Bos taurus breed Angus x Brahman F1 hybrid chromosome 7, Bos_hybrid_MaternalHap_v2.0, whole genome shotgun sequence genomic stretch:
- the LOC113896666 gene encoding olfactory receptor 1I1-like — protein MEPENQTAVSKFLLLGLSEKPEHQIFLFGLFLPMYLVTIFGNLLIILAIITDSHLHTPMYFFLCNLSLVDIFFSSTTVPKMLVNLWTQSKAIPFAGCLAQMYAFHLFGTMDSFLLAVMAIDRFMAIVHPLHYLAIMSPRVCGLLVVGSWLITNLQSIVHTSLMAQLTFCTASEIPHFFCDLMPLLKLSCSDTHTNELVIFAFGIIMGISPLTCILLSYICIFCAVFKIPSAQGKWKAFSTCGSHLTMVTLFYGTIFAVYLQPASPTSLKKDKVAALMCGVVIPMLNPFIYSLRNKNMKAALRKLFSKAATSQS, from the coding sequence ATGGAACCAGAAAACCAAACAGCAGTCTCAAAATTCCTCCTCCTGGGACTCTCAGAAAAGCCAGAGCATCAGATCTTCCTCTTTGGGCTCTTCCTGCCCATGTACCTGGTCACCATCtttggaaacctgctcatcatcctggccaTCATCACAGACTCACACCTCCACacgcccatgtacttcttcctctgtaACCTGTCCCTGGTGGACATCTTCTTCTCTTCCACCACCGTCCCCAAGATGCTGGTGAACCTCTGGACTCAGAGCAAAGCCATCCCCTTTGCAGGCTGCCTTGCCCAGATGTATGCCTTCCACCTGTTTGGGACCATGGACAGCTTCCTCCTGGCTGTGATGGCCATTGATCGGTTCATGGCCATTGTCCACCCTCTGCACTACTTGGCCATCATGAGTCCCCGTGTGTGTGGGCTGCTAGTGGTGGGGTCGTGGCTGATCACCAACCTCCAGTCCATTGTCCACACCAGCCTCATGGCTCAGTTGACCTTCTGCACTGCCTCTGAAATCCCCCACTTCTTCTGTGACCTCATGCCCCTGCTGAAGCTCTCCtgctcagacacacacaccaatGAGCTGGTGATCTTTGCTTTCGGCATCATTATGGGCATCAGCCCTCTCACATGTATCCTCCTCTCTTATATCTGCATTTTCTGTGCAGTCTTCAAGATCCCTTCTGCTCAGGGCAAATGGAAAGCCTTCTCCACTTGCGGCTCACACCTCACCATGGTGACTCTATTCTATGGCACCATCTTTGCCGTGTACCTGCAGCCAGCATCTCCCACCTCCTTGAAGAAGGACAAGGTGGCTGCCTTGATGTGTGGGGTGGtcatccccatgctgaacccctttaTCTACAGCCTAAGGAACAAGAACATGAAGGCAGCCCTGAGGAAACTATTCAGCAAAGCAGCTACCTCTCAGTCCTAG